The sequence below is a genomic window from Ruminococcus albus AD2013.
ACAACGCTTGAATAACTATATGAATATGAGAATGCAAATACTGTGTTTTTCATAATGAACTTCCTTTCTTGATTTCTTTAATGACATTATAACATAACTTAGTACAGATTTCAATAAACCTGTAGTATAGACAGAAGAACTCAGAGTCGGACTGAGATCTACGGTTTTGGAGACCGTCATTCTAGCCATTGAACTATTCTCCTATTTCTATCGTATCTATTACAAACTACTCCTTGAATTCTAAAGATGATACCCGTTAGAATTTCAATACATAATTTGTAATAGAGACTTATTAGCTTCCGTTGAGAGGATCGAACTCCCATTGACAGAGTCAAAGTCTGTTGTCCTGCCTGTTAGACGAAACGGAATTATAGTGCCTCCGGCAAGAATCGAACTTGCGACGCCAGGTTCTTCAGACCTGCGCTCTACCAACTGAGCTACGGGGGCATATTGTAAAGACTGTGATAGGGGTCGAACCTACGCTCGTCGGGTTGCAGCCGACAGCCTTTCCTCTTGGCTACACAGTCAAATTATTTCCGCTGAGAGATTTGAACTCCCGTTTTCGGTGTCAGAAACCGATGTCCTACCACTAGACGAAACGGAATTATGGCGACTCCGGCGGGACTTGAACCCGCGCTATCCGACGTGACAGGCCGGTGTTTTAGCCGGTTAAACTACGGAGCCGTGTGTCCTGAATGAACAGGACGTATTAGTTAAGGATTATTATCTCATCAATGGTGACATTCAGGATATGAGCCAGTATCACCAGATTGTCAATAGAGGGTATGGACTCCCCTCTCATCCATTTGAAAATGGACTGAGGTGTGTTGAAACCCAGAATGTTCTGAAGTTCTGTCACCCTGAGACCTTTTGCTTTTATAAGAGCTTTTATATTAGTGCCTGTTGCTGTCATATTTATGACAGGCATTTCTTCAGCCATAATAATACCACCTTCCGATAGAATAAGAAAACCGTCTGTATGAGTTTGCACTACATACAGACGGTTATATTCTTTCAGAAGATGGTCAATAAACTCTATCTTTGAACTGAACAATTACCGGTGTTCGTATGCAGCACAAATAAGCCTTCGTCTTGCCAATCAAAACTAAAGCTAAAGAAGCACTGGTAATCATCATATGATCTGACAACAGTATTGTTCATGATAGAATTCATTGTTTTCACCCTTTCGTAAAGTAATTCGGGAGTTTACTGCTCCCCTTCTTGTTGTAACTGATTATATCACTCATAAAGAGAATTGTCAAGTAGCTTTGTAAGCTATTCTTCTTCTCTTAATGCTATAATTCTTTTTTGCACTTCTTCTGTTAAATTGCATTTTGCGACATCCGGATTTATAAAGATACAATTCTTTGCGATATCACTACAGGTTAAATAAATAAAATATTCACCGTTTGTCTTCTTGACATTAGCACCTTCGAACATAGAAAACATCATTCGAATTTCGCCTTTAAAACTTACAGGTTTCAACAAACCGGAAATGCCGTCCTGAAGCTCATAGTCTGATACTTCTTCATTTTCCAGTTTCATCTCGTATTCTTTTTTAGAAAAAACAACAGTTTTATTATCAGGATCATCATTTTCGAATTTTTCCAGATACATTTTTAGCAGACCTAAAGAATATGAGGGCAGCTCCGAACAAAACTGATTAAATATAGTTAATGCTTCTTTTTTTAGGATCATTTCGGTTCTTTTATCTATGGACATAAGAAAACATCCTTTCATTATCTCAAATAAGTAATACAATATTCTTATTTAATTATATAAGAAAATCCCAAAAAAGTCAATTAAGGATGGAAATATTTTTTTGAATACTTATAATATAGCTGATGTCATATACGGATGAATTAATGACCGCAGTGGGAGTTGAACCCACGTTTCAAGGTTGAAAACCTTGTGTCCTGACCATTAGACGATGCAGCCTTATGACTGTTACCGAAATAACAGTCAGATCTTCTTGATTATAACTATCTGATCGATAGTCACGCCGAACATATCGGCTATGATTATCATATTATCGATAGTTGGCACAGCGTCTCCACGCAGCCACTTGAAAATAGCCTGCGGAGTATTGAAACCGCACCTTGCCTGAACATCAGCGATCTTGAAGCCCTTCATTTTCATTATAGCTTTAATATTCGCACCTGTCGCCTTGACATCTATTACAGGCATAAAAACATCTCCTTTCTAAATATATTGATCCTGATGCTCCCGGTGAGATTCGAACTCACACTACACGGGGTTTAAGTCCGTTGACTCTGCCGTTGGTCTACGAGAGCATAAAAATGCGGGATCAGGGAGTCGAACCCTGAATAAAACGGTATTTGAGACCGTCGCGTATGCCTGTTCCGCCAATCCCGCAAAAATAATACCCGTGGGGAGACTCGAGCCCCAAAAAGCCTGTTCCTAAAACATAAATGTATGCCAGTTATCAACTATGGTGATAACGTTCATACACACGGGCATAACAAAAACACCGCCTGCTGCAAACAGACGGTGTTTCACTTACAAGGATCAATAATACTTAGAAACAAGAAATCCCGAAATGTTCATCCACTTTATCTGTACGCAGCACAAAAGAAGTCTCTTCCGATTCGAGGACGAGGCTCAATAATGATTCGCTATACAGATATGAAACAGTGAACTTATTCATCTCGGTTTTCTCCTTTCTTTGATGTTGTGGTCATTATATCATATCTACAAGAAAAAATCAAGTAAACCACAGGTATATTTTTTCTACTACTATATCATAGACATTTCTACTAATTAGGCGCATATTATAGGAGAAATAATAATTCGTAGTAGAAGAAAAAGTTATGAGACAATTTGATAATATCTCATGGGATAACGAAATCATAAGAGCTGTACTTGATAATTATGGGAAAAAATGTCCGACAAAAATAAAAAGGCTCAGAGAGCGTTCTCCGAGCCAAGTATTCATATCGATATTGTTACAGAAAAGACATCATCATTCAACTCCGCACCTACTGTCCAGCCACGCCTGTCGCAAAGCAGCTTCACAACATACAGCCCCAGTCCGCTGCCGCCTGCTGTCCGCGCGTCCATACGGTAAAACGAATCGAACACTTTATCAATATCGAGCGAGGTGCTGTCCGCAAGAGTATTGGATACGCATAATATCACACGGTCACCGTCTTGTTTCAGCGCAACACCGAAGCTGTCTGCGGTATATTTCTGTGCATTGGACATGAGATTGTTCAGTATCCTTGTCAGGCAATGCACATCAGCCTGTATCACGATACCGTCTGCAATTTCAAAGTCTGTTGAGATATTTCTCTCCGCTATCCATGAATGCTGTTCAAGCACCGCTTCGGTCAGCAGGTTACTGAGGTTGATCTCCTCTATACTCAGCTCCTCACCGCCGTTTTCTATCTTTGTCAGCTCAAAGAATTCATCGGAAAGCTCTTTGAAGTACTGATTTTTCTGTATGGCGATACCGAGATACTCCGCATTTTTATCAGATAGTTGACCGGTTTTCTCAACCATTTGCAGATAGCCGAGGGAAGCCGTCAGCGGCGTGCGGAAGTCGTGGGAAATGCCCGAAATGATTGTTCCAAGCTGCTTTTTGCGTTCCTCGTATTCCACGCCAAGCTGCCGCTGAATGTCGGTATGCTCATTGACCTTTACAGCGAGTTCAACTAAATCCTTATCAAAATCCGTGACCTTGACAGGCTGCCTGTAATCACTGTCTTTCAGCTTTTCAAGCTCCTGCGAGAATCGGCGTAGATTCTTTTTCAGCGAAATATACTTCCACAGCAGAACGCACAAAATAACAAGGAGACACACGCAGACTGTTCCGAGCAGAATTTCCATAGCGTGTACCTCCTTTTAATTTCAGCTGATTGGGTGCGGTTCAAGTTCGATTTTCTTTTTCAGCGTGAAATAGCCGATGAGATAGTAGATCGTACAGGATACGATTGCTGATATGATGACCTTTATCACAAAGCCATCAGTTATGTCACGAATAAGCAGTGTACACTGTCCGAAGCAAAGCAGCGACAGCGGAGAATGAGCCAGTGCTTCCGTGTCAGAGCCATTCACCATAAGCAGCATCACACTAAATACAGGAGCGAATGTACCTATCTTTAGCACCGGGCTGAGAAAGACTATACAAAGAGTTGCCCTGACGCACAGGATACAATAGAGCAAGAGCCGTTCCAATGTCTGCTGACTGCTGTCATTGATAAGGCTTACGATAGCTGATGCGGCAAGAAAAGCTAAGAGCGGCGGCAGTATCACAAGAGTTTTTCCGAGAATGATCTGGTGCGGTCGGAAACCTGCCATGATCTCATACATCTGTATTCTTTCAGAATAGGAATAGGATATCACCATAATGGGAATAAACAAGACAATAAACATCGCCATAAATCCGGG
It includes:
- a CDS encoding helix-turn-helix domain-containing protein; protein product: MAEEMPVINMTATGTNIKALIKAKGLRVTELQNILGFNTPQSIFKWMRGESIPSIDNLVILAHILNVTIDEIIILN
- a CDS encoding helix-turn-helix domain-containing protein, giving the protein MPVIDVKATGANIKAIMKMKGFKIADVQARCGFNTPQAIFKWLRGDAVPTIDNMIIIADMFGVTIDQIVIIKKI
- a CDS encoding sensor histidine kinase, yielding MEILLGTVCVCLLVILCVLLWKYISLKKNLRRFSQELEKLKDSDYRQPVKVTDFDKDLVELAVKVNEHTDIQRQLGVEYEERKKQLGTIISGISHDFRTPLTASLGYLQMVEKTGQLSDKNAEYLGIAIQKNQYFKELSDEFFELTKIENGGEELSIEEINLSNLLTEAVLEQHSWIAERNISTDFEIADGIVIQADVHCLTRILNNLMSNAQKYTADSFGVALKQDGDRVILCVSNTLADSTSLDIDKVFDSFYRMDARTAGGSGLGLYVVKLLCDRRGWTVGAELNDDVFSVTISI